From Toxorhynchites rutilus septentrionalis strain SRP chromosome 2, ASM2978413v1, whole genome shotgun sequence, a single genomic window includes:
- the LOC129766686 gene encoding uncharacterized protein LOC129766686, whose translation MQTTEKIVVVLCKQKCYERRTSFQRADTTGNIYEEKKGSEANLIELQVSPADDGSIHSSRNYQQKVCYEYNQVEVPQEQTQSPMPPELGVAASAVVHKCDKGCGEEKCSCRDFTDDTIAADYRAGGTQTPVAITHEFLDFTEKGNPMETDSIGTVVLDPTFSL comes from the exons ATGCAGACGACCGAGAAAATCGTTGTTGTTTTATGTAAACAAAAATGCTACGAACGGCGAACATCATTTCAGAGAGCAGATACTACTGGAAACATCTACGAGGAAAAAAAGGGTAGCGAAGCCAATTTGATTGAGTTACAAGTTTCTCCTGCCGATGATGGATCAATACACTCGTCTCGTAATTACCAACAAAAAGTTTGTTACGAATATAACCAAGTTGAAGTCCCGCAA GAACAAACTCAATCACCGATGCCACCGGAATTAGGTGTTGCAGCTTCCGCTGTAGTGCACAAATGCGACAAAGGTTGCGGCGAAGAAAAATGCAGCTGTCGGGATTTCACAGATGATACAATTGCTGCGGATTATAGAGCGGGCGGAACGCAAACACCAGTTGCAATAACGCACGAGTTCCTAGACTTCACCGAAAAGGGAAACCCCATGGAAACCGATAGCATTGGAACGGTTGTATTGGACCCGACATTTTCACTTTGA